One Sphingomonas faeni genomic window, TCGGGGAGCGGCACGGCAAAGCCGGGAAGAAAGTCTTCGTTGTAGCCTTCCCGCCCGCGAAACGTACCTGCCTCGGACGTCCTGACCCCCTCGGGTTCGAACAGCTGCAAACCAAAGTTCGAACGCGTCAGCGGCTGAAGGTCAATCAAACGGGGGCGATATGACAGGTCGATCATAATTGTCCTCTTTCGCGTCTTCACGACGAATACCCCCGGCTGTGTAACGTCGTGATGACACCCGCATCCCCGGTAGGTCCGGCTAAAATGTCGCTCTGGTCCAGCGTAATTGCGATGGCTGGCAAACCGTCCTCGCAGTTCAGTCAGTGGAGTAGTTATCGGCTTCCCGCGATAATAGCAGCCATCTAATGCGCTATATAGCACCAATTGTATGACGTGGAGGCCGATATGACGATCGTGCGTAAAACCATAACCCTGACCGAACATTAGAATGCTGGGATCGCCGCCTAAGTCGACGCCGGCAGCTACACCAATGACAGCGATGCAATCCGCGACCTCATCCGGCGCGAGCAGGAACACAGCCTTAAGATCAAGAGCATCCGTCAGGCACTGATCGAAGGCGAACAGAGCGGGGAGCCGGAGCCGTTCGACTTTGCTGCGTTTAAGCGGCGCAAAGCCGCGCAGCATGGCTGAATACCGGCTTAGCCCGAGGGCGCAACGTGACCTTGATGGGGTGTTCGACCATACCGTGGCGCATCGGGGCCTGCCCCAAGCGATGCGCTACACCGACCTTATCGAAGCCGCTTGCGCTGATCTGGCTGAAGCCCCGCAGCAGGCGCAGGACTGTGCCAACATCCGACCAGGCTATCGACGGCGCAGTGTCGAGCAGCACGTCATTTATTTTCGGCTGACCGGTTACGGCATCGCCGTCATCCGTATCCTGCATCAACGCATGGATGCTGCTCGTTACCTGCAGGTAGCGGCTCGCAATTATGATCGCTCGGAACTGCAATAAAGGGAGGTTTGCCGCTCACATTGCGTGAGACAAATCGAGGCGGCAGGCGCACGATCGTTGAGACACAAACCACGATCGGTGCGGCGGATGCACAATACTGATCCGTTCGCTCGCAAATGACGATCAAGACGTCTGATGCTACGCTGGGTACGCTATGGAGATAGAGGGCGACTTTCATGTTCAACCGTCTAGACGACGTCACGAAGGCCAACGATCAACGCTGAACTGACGCTATTGTTTGGACGCCCCAGCAATCGCATCAAGCGCGGCCGCAACCCGACGCCAGTCTTGTGGATTGGTGGTGTCACGAAGAATGTCGAAAAGCCTGTCCGTGAAATGCTCAGGCTCATCGTCGCCAAATGCTGCCGCGATAGTCGACGCCTTTTCCCAGATTTCCCGATCGGACATAGCCGGCAGCTCAGGCATTGGGAGTGTTTCCACGTGTCGGAAACACCGGTCCACGAACAGTCATTTGAGCGGCCGGATATGGCCGCTGCAGCGCCAGCACGTCGTCATAGCTTCCTGTGAGCCAACGCCCGTAATCATCCGGCCTCAGGATTGTAATCATCGCCTTGGGGTGGATCGGCGCCACCAGTTCGTTCGCATCGCACGTGACCATTGC contains:
- a CDS encoding type II toxin-antitoxin system ParD family antitoxin → MRREQEHSLKIKSIRQALIEGEQSGEPEPFDFAAFKRRKAAQHG
- a CDS encoding type II toxin-antitoxin system RelE/ParE family toxin; translated protein: MAEYRLSPRAQRDLDGVFDHTVAHRGLPQAMRYTDLIEAACADLAEAPQQAQDCANIRPGYRRRSVEQHVIYFRLTGYGIAVIRILHQRMDAARYLQVAARNYDRSELQ